The region GTCGACTTTTTGCTAACTGCCACTTAGTTAATAATAGGTAGAGGGCAGATGGAAGAGCGTATGACTAGAGGATCAGACTGTTATTAAGCAAGTCTGTTTTGGGGCTTTGACAACCCATCATTGACTCTCAGGAAGGATGACTACCAGTACAAGTTGTTATTTACAGGTATGTGCTTATTTTTCAGTACGGGTTCCGGAGGTGGTTTATGCATGGCTGGATTCGCACGTGACTCTGGCCTGCCAAGCTGACACCACAGAAGAAGTCAAACAGATCACCTGGGAGAAGCAAGAGCGTGGAACCAGTGTGACAGTTCTCACTTATCGAAGTGACACCGGACCAATATATCATAAGTCATACGGAGGgactgttatttttagtggagatGGATATAAAAATGGATCCATTCAGATATCGAATGTCACCCTGGCCGATGCGGGCATCTTCAAATGTGTGTTCACTACATTCCCATCTGGAACCATTGAAGGAAGAACCCAGTTACAAGTTATGGGTAagaattctttaaaaatgtgcaGCTGGTTTATATCTTATGTCTAAATGGAGATATATTATTGCTCAAAGTTACGGGTCAAAAGCGTGAGCTGCACTACTGGGGAATTTTGATGACAATGAAGCGAACATTTTCAGaatctctcagtagtgcagcctaaTGCccattcagacaaccatattttCTGGCCATGTATTCTACAGACAGCACATGACCCCATGATAGCCTATGGGCTATTCATACAAACGTTCTTTCCCACGGACCATTGGTTCATGTGAAAGAAATCGCTACATGTCCTATTCCCATATATTTTCATGGACAAGGTACAGTACATGCAATGTGCCAAGTCCATTaatattggacagcacacagactggtaTCATGAGCTCCCTGATAACAATTGTGTAAGTCACCTCACATATGGCTgtctgaatgtagccttaggtGTTGGGCCTGAAACTTTGAGCAAATCAGTCTTAGTTTagctatatattttatatttctacATTATTATGGAAGCCTTCTGTGAATTCAAATCATCAAATTAGGTCTTTTTATATTCAGTTATTtgtgatttctttctttttttcttacctCATCTGGTATGTGTAGTCCTAGTCTTAAAGGAGTAGTCCTATCTCAGTTCATCATGTAGCTTGCCATACCACACTGTTTCTGAAACTCCATTTTCTTCTATGGGAGGTACAGAAATGGCGTAGGACATCTCACTATTTTTGGCTGATTCCAAAATTCCCAACCACCTCCTGCAACTACATACATCTGTTCTGGGGGTAGTCAGGCTTAGTCCTTGAGATGagacccacatctatcagactttcatggcatagtCTCAGTAGTGATAAGCGAACGCTTGAAAAAATTCAGTTCAGTCGGTTAACCTaacttttacaaaaagtttgtttgagtctgaattagtttgatcCGAACCATAGGTTTAcccaaaactggtgtataacacagtctaagaGCTAAACAAGCCCTGTTTAACATTCTCGTGCCGAACCGAACGGTTCAACTATGAAACGGGGTTCTACTGGTTGGCTTAACACTAATCCTTGGTGGGGGCAGCATAAAGTACACGACTGGTCCTCTTTAAACCTATATAGTAACATAAACACTTATGCACTTTATACGCAGTCTTGCCTACCGTCAGACAAGAGCTTACGCAAGACGTCAGGACTTCCTGTATTAATATGGTGACTGAGTGCTTGGCCCTCTTGGCAAAACCACCTGCGGTGATCCAGTGGATTATACATGGGATACATTTTACTTCAAAAGAAGAGGACCCTGTTACATATTCCAATGGAACTACGAGTAAGAGGAGCCAGCTGTATATAGTGTCAACGCTACAGTTGTACGGCCGCGAAGTAAGCTGTTTGGTTTATCAGCCTACAATTCCGTTTGAGCACCAGAAAAATATCACCGTCAACGTCAACTTGACCAACATTCAATGTAGGTGTGAACTAATTTCTATGAATTTTTTTTGGCCTTGTGACCTGTAATAACATTCAGTAAAATTGCTACACAGCATACCAATGAAGTAATACGAAAAGCAGTATCCTCCCACTAACCAATGAGAGTTTCCACCTCACCAGTGTACCTGGATTTTCTCTCCAACATTTCTGACTGGTGGTCTCCTGGTATGTAGATGGAATCTACTCTGTTTATAGGGGATGTCTAGgattagaaaacatggctgctttcttccaaaaacggcACCTGTCCACGGTTAGTTTATTGTTAAGAACCAGCTTGTAAATGTGTTTGGAGGTATGTGACCCTCTTCCTCAGAACTTGCTGGTGATACCATGCCAAAAGAACTTTTCCTAAGATACACTGTCAAGGACATGTATCCCCAGCGAGTACTGAGAAAGAGGTTCACATACCTTGAAACGAATATACAAGCTGGTTCTTATCAATAAACTAAGATATTTTTGGCAAATATACAATGGTTATCTTTGTCTGAAGGCTGCGCCACATTCATTCCttccaaaagcagttttttttcttctcttccttgTCTGTGATTCTATACGTTTACCATGGGGGTTATAACGTTTCAAAGGGTGGGCTtcctaaaaacaaacaaaaaactttaAAACTCTATCCTATCCCTGTGACCAAGCTCCGGGTTCCTCATTCCAGACCTTTCTACACCTGGGTTGTTCCACTTGATCTTTTTCTTCTACTTCTAGAAATGTCCAGGATGTTTGACGAAAGTACCAGATTGCCTTCACTAGAGGAAGCAGGAAGAGCGGACACTTTGTTTCCTATGACCCCATGTACGATTTCAGGCCGTGGAAAGTGACTTGGATTAAGCATTTTAAGCTCCGGATGAAATGATTAGAAATGAAAACAAAAGCTAACGTGGGAAAATCTatgagtaattttttaaaatttttggtgCTTCTTAAAACCGTATACTCTATGAAGATAAATATATCTGTGACACCATGATACATTCAGTTATCTAGATTTGACTAGATTTGAAGTCTTCTCCTAGAGCAGTTGCTTCTCTGATCTTGTAGGGGTTAAACATAGTCATTACTAACTTAGCTTTTCAAAAGAAGTCTTACTAACTACACCCTGCTTTGTCTCTCTCCCATTGTTAGACGATCTTGTTACATCAGTCGTTTTTACCGCCTCTTCTGCCAAGGAGTTTTTTCTCGTTGATTCTCGAACTCTACCAAAGCGTAAAAATCATAACTACATTTTTTCCCATCAACCCTAGTATGATATCAGGGAACCCAGATCTATTACAACAGAGCGTACATACGTAGCATACACCACTAACTGCGCTCAGCCATAAAATACAAGAGGAACcgaatttgcatgtaaatgggaatTAGTACTGGTtgtcccagtcattgttaaaaggttgtataaagagtctaacattgacttacaggaatgctgccttccaatgggtggtgctgcagaggtattgttccatctcccttattagcatattacccagaagagcatgaatggccttataagtctcctcactcactctcaccttcaaggtgctctcttttgctgcgatttgcggatcgcatgacggatgcgcatctgcaaattgcGTGACTGGGTCGACAATTcggcgaaaaatctgcagctagcagcgttttcggcgaaacgggcccgatcaaaggagcgctgtctgcccattgaaattcaatggagccggcaatacagctggctccattgaaagcaatgggctgccggcgagcacaggatgaattttcgggaagggcttaaacatataagcccttccctgaaaaccatccaaaaatgtgtaaaaataaaaaaaatatatatactcaccttgtcccggcagacggagttcagccgcggccggcggcagttctcctgaactgctgtgtagtattcagcaggcggggatttaaaatccccgcctgctgaatgggctgcctctgattggtcacagctctcaccaatcagaggcagctctcactcacccatttatgaattcatgaatgggtgagtgagtgctgcctctgattggctgagcgcagggaccaatcaggggcatctctcagctgtcattcaatagggcttatatttgtaagcccttcctgaaaattcatcccgcgctcgccggcagtccattgctttcaatggagccggctgtattgctggctcaattgaattcaatgggcgaaaattgttcttctctgccacagctgttacagctgtggcagaggagaatgatctttatagaatatgttctcaatggggttggcgctgctgccgccggccccattgagtgcatatatagaacacaaggaaacgcagataggcgcgatctgcgattcgtcatgtcttataatttatcggacatccgcataaaaagcggacatctgaccgatcccattgcgaagcaatggttctatatatgcgcagatcgcatgtgcatccgcaaatcgtggcaaaaaacggtcgtctgaccgaggcctaaggagaAAGGATAGCGTTTCTGATACACAAACACTTACTGTACAACATAAATCTAGTCACTGATTGTACCCATGGAACTTCTCATACACTCATAATTGAAATAGCTACATGTATGCCTATTGAGGCTCActataaaatacgcagtacacagcaaatacgcatgctaaatccccatagcctatattggtgtttattatgcaccaaaataggacatgctgcgttcttcTTCATGTGCTTTAAAAAAACGAAGGTGTGAATGGCCCAATAGAAATTAATGGACTTTTAGCACCGTGTAttatggatgtgcaaaatgcatgcATAATATGTGGCAAACATACGCCAATGTGAGTGAGCTTTTATATTTGTCAGCTATAGCAGCTTGCAGGAGACTTTAGGAAAAAGTTTACACCTCCCAGACTTGTGGAAGTCTGCCAGGTGCCATGTTATCTGCCCTGTTCTTGCACTCCTCTTTACTCCCTAGACCCATATTCAGATCCACATCTGTGATGACACATGGGAAGGGAGGACCGCATGAACAGGGAGAGATGAGTAACCATAGTCTATATAACTATATAGGTCTGTAGATGTCTGCTCTGGCGTTTATATTAATTTAGTGTTCTGGATGGGGATCATTCAgagtaaatgcagccaacgatcaAACAATAATTAGTTcgcttattgttcatcattcttttcatacaaacatgaaaatcCTCATTGCCTTGTTTGCTAATcctttggtttaaccctttccaatcccctgtatgacgtctgaagaccttctgattgaaggctgtacagctccaatgtcggaagacggccAACAGGGTTTTCTTCCTGTACATTACTGTCcggtctgttgtcgggggggggggggggggggggggaggctctccagcatgtcctataccgcagtactggctttagcctgcagatggcacaattgtataatggcagatagagagagccccttaggaaaccctgaatccaaaattggattgcaaagggttaatagctgattGTTCAGTTGTTCTTTGCTGgcacagtgaatgagaacaattgAACGTTTTTGCAAGCAAACAATTGATCTGCCAGTATATTTGGGCTCGAGTGAACTCTGACGTCATTCACTCGTACGGACAATAAATCGTTGTGTATAAAGGCACCCTTAGTTTAGAGGGTCTGTATGTATTATGGGAGTCTGGTTTGACATCTGCATCAAAAGGCTTTTGTCAAGATTGAAAGCAATCCCCTATTCACAGCATAGGGGATCACTTTGTGATTGTTggcggtctgactgctgggacccctcgATCTCAAAAATAGGGATCCTGAGGGTCCCTACATAAATGGAGTGGTGGACTTGTATatgtgctgccactccattcatttcaatgggagaactgGAGATTGCCTTGGACTCAGCAGTCTTTGgtgctcctattgaaatgaatggagtagcaatTCACATGTGTGGCTGCATCATCCACGTCCCAGTGGTCAGGCCCCTAACAATCAGAAAGTTTTCCCCTATCCTATGGGTATGGGACAACTTTCTATCTAGGTATTGCAGTGTGACCATGGTAGTACTGAAGGGCCGGGAGCGGCAGAGAAACCAGAGGCATGAAAACACCATTTGCAGTATTTCTTGTTTATTGACAAATAGATGGGAAACAAAGTAATTATAACAGAATATAAGCAGTGAAATTTTACGGTGAAttacatgtccacgggcaaaagatgattttaaatccgcagcggatcacccacatgcggatccgcaccccatagggatgcattgaccacccgcgggtagataaatacgcacggatggtcaataaaagtgatttaaaaaaaaaataaatgaaaaaatatggaccatgctccattttcgtgcgggtctcccgcggggacggctcccgcaggcttctattgaggcctatggaagccgtccggatccacgggagaccaaaattagaatatactcacctgctccggatcttcccttcttcgcggcttcatttTCTCTCTGCTgcggacggatcttttttcttcgggccggcgca is a window of Eleutherodactylus coqui strain aEleCoq1 chromosome 4, aEleCoq1.hap1, whole genome shotgun sequence DNA encoding:
- the LOC136625299 gene encoding nectin-1-like isoform X1; protein product: MFSLLCVFFILQVAHCQVRVPEVVYAWLDSHVTLACQADTTEEVKQITWEKQERGTSVTVLTYRSDTGPIYHKSYGGTVIFSGDGYKNGSIQISNVTLADAGIFKCVFTTFPSGTIEGRTQLQVMVLPTVRQELTQDVRTSCINMVTECLALLAKPPAVIQWIIHGIHFTSKEEDPVTYSNGTTSKRSQLYIVSTLQLYGREVSCLVYQPTIPFEHQKNITVNVNLTNIQFPPQMVKIEVLKKDKEALQLLCKSEANPRPTYKWTRIHNNRSETLPLTRDQETSATLNLTGEQTDGLYVCEAANDVGVSQGYIYMSLKSSSRTLTGSIISIIFVALLAILFVAYIIIDRLRNGGKKAEDKSERGLCGKRTSNSDEKHQDHEETSMKVSFYSRD
- the LOC136625299 gene encoding nectin-1-like isoform X2, which produces MFSLLCVFFILQVAHCQVRVPEVVYAWLDSHVTLACQADTTEEVKQITWEKQERGTSVTVLTYRSDTGPIYHKSYGGTVIFSGDGYKNGSIQISNVTLADAGIFKCVFTTFPSGTIEGRTQLQVMVLPTVRQELTQDVRTSCINMVTECLALLAKPPAVIQWIIHGIHFTSKEEDPVTYSNGTTSKRSQLYIVSTLQLYGREVSCLVYQPTIPFEHQKNITVNVNLTNIQFPPQMVKIEVLKKDKEALQLLCKSEANPRPTYKWTRIHNNRSETLPLTRDQETSATLNLTGEQTDGLYVCEAANDVGVSQGYIYMSLKSSSRTLTGSIISIIFVALLAILFVAYIIIDRLRNGGKKAEDKSERGLCGKRTSNSDEKHQDHEETSMKEIEE
- the LOC136625299 gene encoding nectin-1-like isoform X3, with protein sequence MFSLLCVFFILQVAHCQVRVPEVVYAWLDSHVTLACQADTTEEVKQITWEKQERGTSVTVLTYRSDTGPIYHKSYGGTVIFSGDGYKNGSIQISNVTLADAGIFKCVFTTFPSGTIEGRTQLQVMVLPTVRQELTQDVRTSCINMVTECLALLAKPPAVIQWIIHGIHFTSKEEDPVTYSNGTTSKRSQLYIVSTLQLYGREVSCLVYQPTIPFEHQKNITVNVNLTNIQFPPQMVKIEVLKKDKEALQLLCKSEANPRPTYKWTRIHNNRSETLPLTRDQETSATLNLTGEQTDGLYVCEAANDVGVSQGYIYMSLKSSSRTLTGSIISIIFVALLAILFVAYIIIDRLRNGGKKAEDKSESLQDFSRAAPVL
- the LOC136625299 gene encoding nectin-1-like isoform X4, translating into MFSLLCVFFILQVAHCQVRVPEVVYAWLDSHVTLACQADTTEEVKQITWEKQERGTSVTVLTYRSDTGPIYHKSYGGTVIFSGDGYKNGSIQISNVTLADAGIFKCVFTTFPSGTIEGRTQLQVMVLPTVRQELTQDVRTSCINMVTECLALLAKPPAVIQWIIHGIHFTSKEEDPVTYSNGTTSKRSQLYIVSTLQLYGREVSCLVYQPTIPFEHQKNITVNVNLTNIQFPPQMVKIEVLKKDKEALQLLCKSEANPRPTYKWTRIHNNRSETLPLTRDQETSATLNLTGEQTDGLYVCEAANDVGVSQGYIYMSLKSSSRTLTGSIISIIFVALLAILFVAYIIIDR